One window from the genome of Magnolia sinica isolate HGM2019 chromosome 4, MsV1, whole genome shotgun sequence encodes:
- the LOC131243236 gene encoding UPF0548 protein At2g17695 isoform X1: MLFLSWKRPSPQQQKICIDKSGGFNYDIKYEGASSKTLTSSQKQELSKDGFFVNEARILLGSGLSTYNHAKTALLTWRHFSLKWAFVDPKTSLQTGTKFCVCVKEFLPWIMMPLQVAYVFDESSSNSSAADRKLTKASFGFGSGTLHGHLLAGEERFSVELDEKNQVWYEILSFSKPAHLLSFIGYPYVQLRQKYFTQQSMQSVVKHVNAQQCAM, encoded by the exons atgttgtTCCTGAGCTGGAAGCGGCCATCTCCTCAACAACAGAAAATCTGCATTGATAA GTCGGGAGGGTTCAATTACGACATCAAATACGAAGGCGCTTCTTCCAAAACTCTAACTTCCTCCCAAAAACAAGAACTCTCCAAAGATGGATTTTTCGTAAACGAGGCCCGCATCCTACTTGGCTCTGGCCTTTCTACTTACAACCATGCCAAGACCGCTCTCCTTACCTGGAG GCATTTCAGCTTGAAATGGGCATTTGTCGATCCCAAGACTTCCCTCCAGACCGGAACCAAGTTCTGTGTCTGCGTCAAGGAGTTTCTCCCTTGGATCATGATGCCCCTTCAAGTAGCCTATGTTTTTGACgaaagcagcagcaacagcagtgcCGCTGATCGCAAGCTCACCAAGGCCTCTTTTGGGTTCGGTAGCGGTACCCTTCATGGCCATTTGCTG GCTGGAGAAGAGCGGTTTTCAGTCGAATTAGATGAGAAAAACCAGGTCTGGTATGAAATCCTTTCATTCTCAAAGCCTGCACACCTTTTGTCATTTATTGGGTACCCATATGTCCAGCTAAGGCAAAAGTACTTCACTCAGCAATCCATGCAATCTGTTGTGAAGCATGTCAATGCTCAACAGTGCGCAATGTAA
- the LOC131243236 gene encoding UPF0548 protein At2g17695 isoform X2, with the protein MLFLSWKRPSPQQQKICIDKSGGFNYDIKYEGASSKTLTSSQKQELSKDGFFVNEARILLGSGLSTYNHAKTALLTWSLKWAFVDPKTSLQTGTKFCVCVKEFLPWIMMPLQVAYVFDESSSNSSAADRKLTKASFGFGSGTLHGHLLAGEERFSVELDEKNQVWYEILSFSKPAHLLSFIGYPYVQLRQKYFTQQSMQSVVKHVNAQQCAM; encoded by the exons atgttgtTCCTGAGCTGGAAGCGGCCATCTCCTCAACAACAGAAAATCTGCATTGATAA GTCGGGAGGGTTCAATTACGACATCAAATACGAAGGCGCTTCTTCCAAAACTCTAACTTCCTCCCAAAAACAAGAACTCTCCAAAGATGGATTTTTCGTAAACGAGGCCCGCATCCTACTTGGCTCTGGCCTTTCTACTTACAACCATGCCAAGACCGCTCTCCTTACCTGGAG CTTGAAATGGGCATTTGTCGATCCCAAGACTTCCCTCCAGACCGGAACCAAGTTCTGTGTCTGCGTCAAGGAGTTTCTCCCTTGGATCATGATGCCCCTTCAAGTAGCCTATGTTTTTGACgaaagcagcagcaacagcagtgcCGCTGATCGCAAGCTCACCAAGGCCTCTTTTGGGTTCGGTAGCGGTACCCTTCATGGCCATTTGCTG GCTGGAGAAGAGCGGTTTTCAGTCGAATTAGATGAGAAAAACCAGGTCTGGTATGAAATCCTTTCATTCTCAAAGCCTGCACACCTTTTGTCATTTATTGGGTACCCATATGTCCAGCTAAGGCAAAAGTACTTCACTCAGCAATCCATGCAATCTGTTGTGAAGCATGTCAATGCTCAACAGTGCGCAATGTAA